From Rhodoferax sp. AJA081-3, the proteins below share one genomic window:
- a CDS encoding indolepyruvate ferredoxin oxidoreductase family protein produces MNAPLPEHVRKALETVTLDDKYSLDYGHAFMSGVQALVKLPMLQRVRDLAVGKNTAGFISGYRGSPLGTYDQSLVKAEKYLKAHHVVFQPGVNEELAATALWGTQQLGFAPKGSNKYDGVFGIWYGKGPGVDRCSDVFKHANMAGTTPWGGVIAVAGDDHISKSSTAAHQSDHIFKACGTPVFFPTNVQEILDLGIHAFAMSRFSGVWSGMKTIQEIVESSATAMIDPDRVQIKIPTDFVIPNGGLHIRWPDHALEQEARLFDYKWYAALAYIRANRLNYNVIEGPNDRLGLIASGKAYNDTRQALLDLGLDDATCQRIGIRLHKVGVVWPLEAQLTREFATGLQEILVVEEKRQVIEYQLKEGLYNWRADVRPRVLGKFNEMESDESGFGSGGEWGMPNPSDNTLLRANADLSPAIIARAIAKRIKNMGVDADTAARIDAQLAILSAKESAMHVLEVNRAKADIKLADRQPWFCSGCPHNTSTKVPEGSRAMAGIGCHFMTIWMDRATVGFTQMGGEGVPWVGQQPFSNDQHMFANLGDGTYFHSGLLAVRQSIASGVNITYKILYNDAVAMTGGQQVGERAEGHSVVQIAQSMRAEGAIKIVVVTDEPEKYDGVELAQGVTVHHRDLLDDIQKEFREIKGTTVIIYDQTCATEKRRRRKRGTMVDPAKRVVINELVCEGCGDCGAQSNCVSVEPLETEFGRKRQINQSTCNKDISCVKGFCPSFVTVEGGSLRKKAKGKSAASTDVATLPAPVIPQLSAAVHAADGSASGGAWGIIVAGVGGTGVITIGQLLGVAAHLEGKGIVTQDAGGLAQKGGATWSHVLIAATQDDIRTTRVSMASADLVIGCDPIVVAGKETTMRMRQGRTHVALNSHSAPTAAFVNNPNWANPGDDCLTEITNAVGEDGVGAFDADAMATSFLGDSIYTNPIMLGYAWQKGWIPLEHASLMRAIELNGVAIENNKTAFAWGRQAALDWPAVQKLLNPGQVIAFTPRSTQTVDELVAKRVEFLTGYQNAAYAASYASFVDTVRKAESAITPASDNAKREALPLTQAVARYLFKLMAYKDEYEVARLHTDKTFLAKVNAQFEGDFKLNYHLAPPLLAKTNAAGELQKRSYGPWMQSAFRLLAPLKVLRGGTFDIFGYTEERRHERALVQEYKDAVQGLLPQLNAANRDAAVAFARLPEQIRGYGHVKARHLAAARQQWSMLLERFHRPT; encoded by the coding sequence ATGAATGCACCGCTACCCGAACACGTCCGCAAGGCCCTGGAAACCGTCACGCTAGACGACAAGTATTCCCTGGACTATGGCCACGCCTTCATGAGCGGCGTGCAGGCCCTGGTCAAGCTGCCCATGTTGCAGCGCGTGCGCGACTTGGCGGTCGGCAAGAACACGGCCGGTTTCATCAGCGGCTACCGCGGCTCACCACTGGGCACCTATGACCAGTCCCTGGTCAAGGCCGAAAAGTACCTGAAGGCGCACCATGTGGTGTTCCAGCCCGGTGTCAACGAAGAGCTCGCCGCCACCGCGCTGTGGGGCACACAACAACTGGGCTTTGCGCCCAAGGGCAGCAACAAATACGACGGCGTGTTTGGCATCTGGTACGGCAAGGGCCCGGGCGTGGACCGCTGCTCGGATGTGTTCAAACACGCCAATATGGCCGGCACCACACCCTGGGGCGGCGTGATCGCCGTGGCCGGTGACGACCACATCTCCAAGAGCTCCACCGCCGCCCACCAGAGTGACCACATCTTCAAGGCCTGCGGCACGCCGGTGTTCTTCCCGACCAATGTGCAGGAAATTCTGGACCTGGGGATTCACGCCTTTGCCATGAGCCGCTTCTCCGGCGTCTGGTCCGGCATGAAGACCATTCAGGAAATCGTCGAATCCAGTGCCACGGCCATGATCGACCCGGACCGCGTGCAGATCAAGATCCCTACCGACTTTGTGATTCCCAACGGCGGCCTGCACATCCGCTGGCCCGACCACGCACTGGAGCAGGAAGCGCGCTTGTTTGACTACAAGTGGTATGCCGCGCTGGCCTATATCCGCGCCAACCGCCTGAACTACAACGTCATCGAAGGCCCGAACGACCGCCTGGGCTTGATCGCCAGCGGCAAGGCCTACAACGACACGCGCCAGGCCCTGCTGGACCTGGGGCTGGACGATGCCACCTGCCAGCGCATCGGCATCCGCCTGCACAAGGTGGGTGTGGTGTGGCCGCTGGAGGCTCAACTGACCCGCGAGTTCGCCACCGGCCTGCAAGAGATTCTGGTCGTCGAAGAAAAGCGCCAGGTCATCGAATACCAGTTGAAGGAAGGTTTGTACAACTGGCGCGCCGATGTGCGCCCCCGCGTGCTGGGCAAGTTCAACGAGATGGAGTCCGACGAATCGGGATTTGGCAGCGGCGGGGAGTGGGGCATGCCCAACCCCAGCGACAACACGCTGTTGCGCGCCAACGCCGATTTGTCGCCCGCCATCATCGCGCGCGCCATTGCCAAGCGCATCAAGAACATGGGTGTGGATGCCGACACTGCTGCCCGCATCGACGCACAACTGGCCATCCTGAGCGCCAAGGAAAGCGCCATGCACGTGTTGGAGGTGAACCGCGCCAAGGCCGACATCAAGCTGGCCGACCGCCAGCCCTGGTTCTGCTCTGGCTGCCCGCATAACACCAGCACCAAGGTCCCTGAAGGTTCACGCGCCATGGCCGGTATTGGCTGCCACTTCATGACCATCTGGATGGACCGTGCCACCGTGGGCTTCACCCAGATGGGTGGTGAAGGTGTGCCATGGGTGGGCCAGCAGCCCTTCAGCAACGACCAGCACATGTTCGCCAACCTGGGCGACGGCACCTACTTCCACAGCGGCCTGCTGGCCGTGCGCCAGAGCATCGCGTCTGGCGTCAACATCACCTACAAGATTCTGTACAACGATGCGGTGGCCATGACGGGCGGCCAGCAGGTCGGTGAACGCGCCGAAGGCCACTCGGTTGTGCAGATTGCACAAAGTATGCGGGCCGAAGGCGCCATCAAGATCGTGGTCGTGACCGACGAGCCGGAGAAGTACGACGGCGTGGAACTGGCCCAGGGCGTGACCGTGCACCACCGCGATTTGCTGGATGACATCCAGAAGGAATTCCGCGAGATCAAAGGCACAACGGTCATCATTTACGACCAGACCTGTGCCACCGAAAAACGCCGCCGCCGCAAGCGGGGCACCATGGTGGACCCGGCCAAACGGGTGGTCATCAACGAACTGGTGTGTGAAGGCTGTGGGGATTGCGGCGCCCAGAGCAACTGCGTCAGCGTGGAACCTCTGGAAACCGAGTTTGGCCGCAAGCGCCAGATCAACCAGAGCACCTGCAACAAGGACATCAGCTGCGTCAAGGGCTTCTGCCCCAGCTTTGTCACGGTCGAGGGCGGCAGCCTGCGCAAGAAGGCCAAGGGCAAGTCGGCCGCATCTACGGACGTCGCCACATTGCCTGCACCGGTGATACCGCAACTCAGCGCCGCAGTACATGCGGCCGATGGCAGTGCCAGCGGCGGTGCCTGGGGCATCATCGTGGCCGGCGTCGGTGGCACCGGCGTCATCACCATCGGCCAGTTGCTGGGTGTGGCAGCCCACCTGGAAGGCAAGGGCATCGTCACCCAAGACGCCGGTGGCCTGGCGCAAAAGGGCGGTGCCACCTGGAGCCATGTGCTGATCGCCGCCACGCAGGACGACATCCGCACCACGCGTGTCAGCATGGCTTCGGCCGACCTGGTGATTGGCTGCGACCCCATCGTGGTGGCCGGCAAGGAAACAACGATGCGCATGCGCCAGGGCCGCACCCATGTGGCGCTGAATTCACACAGCGCGCCGACCGCAGCTTTTGTCAACAACCCCAACTGGGCCAACCCCGGTGACGATTGCCTGACGGAAATCACCAATGCGGTGGGCGAAGACGGCGTGGGCGCCTTTGACGCTGATGCCATGGCGACAAGCTTCCTGGGCGACAGCATTTACACCAACCCCATCATGCTGGGTTATGCCTGGCAAAAGGGTTGGATTCCGCTGGAGCATGCCTCGCTGATGCGGGCGATTGAACTCAACGGCGTGGCCATCGAGAACAACAAGACCGCCTTTGCCTGGGGCCGCCAGGCCGCGCTGGACTGGCCAGCCGTGCAAAAACTGCTGAATCCGGGTCAGGTCATTGCTTTCACGCCCCGTAGCACGCAGACGGTGGACGAGCTGGTGGCCAAACGGGTCGAATTTTTGACCGGCTACCAGAACGCGGCTTATGCAGCAAGTTATGCCAGCTTTGTGGACACCGTGCGCAAAGCCGAATCCGCCATAACACCCGCATCGGACAACGCCAAGCGCGAAGCCCTGCCGTTGACCCAGGCCGTGGCCCGTTACCTGTTCAAGCTCATGGCCTACAAGGACGAGTACGAAGTCGCCCGCCTGCATACCGACAAAACCTTCCTGGCCAAGGTCAACGCCCAGTTTGAAGGCGATTTCAAGCTGAACTACCACCTGGCCCCGCCCCTGCTGGCCAAAACCAACGCGGCCGGTGAGTTGCAAAAACGCAGCTACGGCCCTTGGATGCAAAGCGCTTTCCGCCTGCTGGCTCCGCTGAAGGTGCTGCGCGGTGGCACGTTTGACATCTTTGGCTACACCGAAGAACGCCGCCACGAGCGTGCCTTGGTGCAGGAATACAAGGACGCGGTGCAGGGCCTGTTGCCCCAGTTGAACGCCGCAAACCGGGATGCGGCCGTGGCCTTTGCCCGCCTGCCGGAGCAGATCCGGGGGTACGGCCATGTGAAAGCCCGGCATCTGGCGGCCGCTCGTCAGCAATGGTCCATGTTGTTGGAGCGTTTTCACCGGCCGACCTGA
- the yajC gene encoding preprotein translocase subunit YajC, with the protein MFISSAFAQTAPAAAAGGSMADSLMSMLPLVLMFVVLYFVMIRPQMKKQKEHRAMIEAVAKGDEVVTAGGVLGKISKIGENYLGVEVANGVEIQIQRSAVVQVLPKGTIK; encoded by the coding sequence GTGTTTATTTCCTCTGCTTTTGCCCAAACTGCTCCCGCTGCTGCTGCCGGAGGCAGCATGGCCGATTCCCTGATGAGCATGCTGCCGCTGGTTTTGATGTTTGTGGTGCTTTACTTTGTGATGATCCGCCCCCAGATGAAGAAGCAGAAAGAGCACCGCGCCATGATCGAAGCGGTCGCCAAGGGTGACGAAGTGGTCACAGCCGGTGGTGTGCTGGGCAAGATCAGCAAGATCGGTGAAAACTACCTGGGCGTTGAAGTGGCCAATGGTGTCGAGATCCAGATCCAGCGCAGCGCGGTGGTCCAGGTCCTGCCCAAGGGCACGATCAAGTAA
- the secD gene encoding protein translocase subunit SecD: protein MNRYPVWKYAIILIALVVGGLFALPNVFGESPAVQVSVAKTSVKLDAAVLTQVEEALKTAGIAPEVVALEGASIRARFPSTDVQLKAKDAVQKALNPDLANPSYVVALNLVSRSPAWLTALHASPMYLGLDLRGGVHFMLQVNMEAALTKRAESQAGDIRTVLREKNVRHGGISRNGQAIEIRFRDAATAEAARRIIQDQFTDLATVQTVDGTDVKMVATIQPVAARRVQDQALKQNITTLHNRINELGVSEPVIQQQGLDRIVVQLPGVQDVARAKDLIGRTATLELRMVDDSTDGRAAESGIGAVPFGSERFLERNGTPVIVKKQVIIAGDNLTDAQPGFDSQTQQPKVDLVVDAKGGRIMRDVSRENLKKRMAIVLFEKGKGEVLTAPVIQGELGNRFQITGTMSVVEANDLALLLRAGSLAAPMEIIEERTIGPSLGAENIAKGFNSVTWGFVAVAIFMCIYYALFGVISSLALAFNLLLLVAVLSMLQATLTLPGMAAMALVLGMAIDANVLINERVREELRNGASAQAAIHAGYDRAWATIIDSNVTTLIAGFALLAFGSGPVRGFAVVHCLGILTSMFSGVFFSRGVVNLWYGRQKKLKNVSIGTVWRPDSGNQVTTN, encoded by the coding sequence ATGAACCGTTACCCGGTGTGGAAATACGCGATCATCCTGATCGCGCTGGTGGTGGGCGGCCTGTTCGCGCTGCCCAATGTGTTTGGTGAGTCACCCGCCGTGCAGGTGTCGGTGGCCAAGACCTCCGTAAAGCTGGACGCTGCGGTGCTGACCCAGGTGGAAGAGGCGCTCAAAACGGCGGGTATCGCCCCTGAAGTGGTCGCATTGGAAGGCGCCTCCATACGGGCACGTTTCCCCAGCACGGATGTGCAACTCAAGGCCAAAGATGCCGTCCAGAAGGCATTGAACCCGGACCTCGCCAACCCCTCTTATGTGGTGGCCCTGAATCTGGTGTCGCGCTCCCCAGCCTGGCTGACCGCTTTGCATGCATCCCCCATGTACCTGGGTCTGGATTTGCGGGGTGGTGTGCATTTCATGCTGCAGGTGAACATGGAGGCCGCGCTCACCAAGCGTGCGGAGTCGCAGGCGGGGGATATCCGCACCGTCTTGCGCGAGAAAAATGTGCGCCACGGCGGCATCAGCCGCAATGGTCAGGCCATTGAAATCCGCTTCCGCGACGCCGCAACTGCTGAGGCGGCCCGGCGCATTATCCAGGACCAGTTCACCGACTTGGCTACGGTGCAGACGGTGGATGGCACCGACGTCAAGATGGTCGCCACGATCCAGCCGGTGGCTGCGCGCAGGGTGCAAGACCAGGCGCTGAAACAAAACATCACCACCCTGCACAACCGTATCAACGAACTGGGTGTCAGTGAGCCTGTGATCCAGCAACAAGGCCTGGACCGAATCGTGGTGCAACTGCCCGGTGTGCAGGATGTGGCCCGTGCCAAGGACTTGATTGGCCGCACGGCCACGCTGGAATTGCGCATGGTCGATGACAGCACGGATGGTCGTGCTGCCGAGAGCGGTATTGGCGCCGTACCTTTTGGGTCCGAGCGTTTTCTGGAGCGCAACGGCACGCCTGTGATCGTCAAGAAGCAGGTGATCATTGCTGGCGACAACCTCACGGACGCGCAGCCCGGCTTTGATTCGCAAACCCAGCAACCCAAGGTGGACCTAGTGGTGGACGCCAAGGGCGGCCGCATCATGCGCGACGTCAGCCGTGAAAACCTGAAAAAACGCATGGCCATCGTGCTCTTTGAAAAGGGCAAGGGCGAGGTGTTGACCGCACCGGTCATTCAGGGTGAGCTGGGCAACCGCTTCCAGATTACGGGCACCATGTCGGTGGTGGAAGCCAATGACCTGGCGTTGCTGTTGCGCGCCGGTTCACTCGCCGCACCCATGGAAATCATCGAAGAACGCACCATTGGCCCCAGCCTGGGTGCCGAGAACATTGCCAAAGGCTTTAACAGCGTCACCTGGGGTTTTGTCGCGGTTGCGATCTTCATGTGTATTTATTACGCCTTGTTTGGCGTGATCTCCAGCCTGGCGCTGGCCTTCAACTTGTTGCTGCTGGTGGCCGTGTTGTCCATGCTGCAGGCTACGTTGACCTTGCCCGGCATGGCCGCCATGGCCCTGGTGCTGGGTATGGCGATCGACGCCAATGTGCTGATTAACGAGCGGGTGCGGGAAGAGCTGCGCAATGGGGCTTCTGCCCAAGCCGCCATCCACGCCGGTTACGACCGAGCCTGGGCCACCATCATCGACTCCAACGTGACGACCCTGATTGCCGGATTCGCCCTGCTGGCCTTTGGCTCAGGTCCGGTGCGTGGTTTTGCCGTCGTCCATTGCCTGGGTATTCTGACCAGCATGTTCTCGGGCGTTTTCTTCTCCCGGGGCGTGGTAAATTTGTGGTACGGTCGGCAGAAGAAACTAAAAAATGTGTCCATTGGGACAGTTTGGCGGCCTGATTCCGGCAATCAGGTCACGACAAACTAA
- the secF gene encoding protein translocase subunit SecF, translating into MEFFKIHRDIPFMRHALVLNAVSLITFLAAVFFLFSRGLHLSVEFTGGTLMEVSYSQVVDVNAVRDKVSAMGIQDVQVQNFGTAQDVLIRMPVQKGSTSGAQSERVFAGLCTDVAGTMQADPKQSGKVVCMTAANAEPLTLRRTEFVGPQVGDELMADGLKALAFVVVGIMLYLAIRFEWKFAVAAIIANLHDVIIILGFFAFFQWEFSLPVLAAVLAVLGYSVNESVVIFDRIRENFRRYRKMDTQQVIDNAITSTISRTIITHGSTQLMVLSMLLFGGATLHYFALALTIGILFGIYSSVFVAAAIAMWLGIKREDLIKAPVKTESDPADPNSGATV; encoded by the coding sequence ATGGAATTTTTCAAAATCCACCGCGACATACCGTTTATGCGGCATGCGCTGGTGTTAAACGCAGTGTCGCTGATAACGTTTTTGGCGGCCGTTTTCTTTCTCTTTTCCCGTGGTCTGCATTTGTCGGTGGAGTTCACAGGCGGAACGCTGATGGAGGTCAGTTATTCGCAGGTTGTGGACGTCAACGCGGTGCGCGACAAGGTTTCGGCCATGGGCATTCAAGACGTACAGGTGCAGAATTTTGGCACCGCCCAGGATGTGCTGATCCGTATGCCTGTGCAAAAAGGTAGCACATCGGGCGCCCAAAGTGAACGGGTTTTTGCCGGCCTGTGCACGGATGTGGCGGGCACCATGCAGGCAGACCCCAAACAAAGCGGAAAAGTCGTGTGTATGACTGCCGCCAATGCAGAGCCTTTGACCCTGCGCCGCACCGAATTCGTCGGTCCCCAGGTGGGAGACGAGTTGATGGCTGACGGACTCAAGGCCCTGGCGTTTGTGGTGGTGGGCATCATGCTGTATCTGGCCATTCGTTTCGAATGGAAGTTTGCTGTCGCGGCCATCATTGCCAACTTGCACGACGTTATCATCATTCTGGGCTTCTTCGCGTTCTTCCAGTGGGAGTTCTCTCTGCCGGTATTGGCCGCCGTGCTGGCGGTGCTGGGCTATTCCGTCAACGAGTCGGTGGTGATTTTTGACCGTATTCGGGAAAACTTCCGACGTTATCGCAAGATGGATACCCAGCAGGTCATCGACAACGCGATCACGTCGACCATCAGCCGCACCATCATCACCCACGGTTCTACGCAGCTGATGGTCTTGTCCATGCTGTTGTTCGGCGGTGCGACCCTGCATTATTTCGCCCTGGCGCTGACGATCGGCATTTTGTTCGGTATTTACTCCTCGGTGTTTGTCGCCGCTGCCATCGCCATGTGGCTGGGCATCAAGCGTGAAGACCTGATCAAAGCACCGGTCAAGACAGAAAGTGACCCCGCGGACCCCAACTCGGGCGCAACGGTCTGA
- a CDS encoding DUF1631 family protein — MAIAPGSSSLSPRQQFARALRERFLAEAAQAMTEIGGAVLEQITTLMDAPSNARESQERRDIWMAYKTCRPLWLEGTVKVWRECLDPPNKKKANLSEPMGLQLVGTEVVENKILASRMVMAVMEKVSAQLEDLKLRMQYLEGTEELANNDLFRPEVLVLLMVEQWANSGMPGDSWAMVNEVVQKLLIERLKTAYANANDVLIKKGVMPTIELKDRVKGPARGAGARPPARQAPPPGAAGKPQAPGDNPGNTGPGDFGSGGGNGGYAQGGGYQQPQGGYAPTQQGGHPAQGRGPQDAGAGGQQGRSGGGFFGGRLGWGARGAESGGAGAEPTSGPGPTSSSSPTPFWKQSSGMQNSMGQGHSASDETRMMTAASPMARARNRAQGVIGQIRRLFVSQAGGDFTGSAHHHPPAPALAAALAPRQPGQSGGYAAGGTLYEDYSPAGVARVADDLREKTVELKKKAETKGEKATIEIVALMFQAILAEERIPPGIRVWFARLQMPVLRMALEDPDFLGTTTHPARLLIDRMGSVVMGFDSAGVQGNAMELEVKRIVQVIEQYPETGKKVYQVVYEEFQKFLSKFLTEKGTTQKVVSVAQQVEQKETLAIQYTIEMRNMLKDMPVRDEIREYLFKVWAEVLAVAAVRKGPQHKDTLMLKKSATDLVWAASAKPNRADRARVIQDLPNLLLRLRSGMTLLAMAPSEQDVHIKTVSDTLADAFLSKTQAIPQAKIDAMANRLGNLEDFVSEDGLGDLPLDSESIEMMLGIDASAIEVVGNGGSKPSAAMLAWAQELQLGSWFTLDHNNQITQVQFAWRSDRKHLNLFAASSGKSYLIQGGRLAAYLQAGLLLPQEEETLTVRATRDALSKIEANPERLMA; from the coding sequence ATGGCCATCGCACCCGGTTCCTCCAGTCTCTCGCCCCGGCAGCAGTTTGCCCGGGCCTTGCGTGAGCGTTTCCTGGCGGAGGCCGCCCAGGCCATGACCGAAATCGGCGGTGCGGTGCTGGAGCAAATCACCACCTTGATGGATGCGCCTTCCAATGCGAGAGAGAGCCAGGAGCGGCGCGACATCTGGATGGCCTACAAGACATGCAGGCCCCTGTGGCTCGAAGGCACGGTGAAGGTCTGGCGCGAGTGCCTGGATCCTCCCAACAAGAAGAAAGCTAACCTATCTGAGCCCATGGGGCTGCAGTTGGTCGGCACCGAAGTCGTCGAAAACAAAATCCTGGCCTCCCGCATGGTGATGGCGGTCATGGAAAAGGTCAGCGCCCAGCTGGAAGACCTGAAGTTGCGTATGCAGTACCTGGAAGGTACTGAAGAGCTGGCCAACAATGACCTGTTCCGACCCGAGGTGCTGGTGTTGCTGATGGTGGAGCAGTGGGCCAATTCCGGCATGCCCGGTGACTCATGGGCCATGGTGAATGAGGTGGTGCAAAAGCTGCTGATCGAGCGCCTCAAGACCGCCTATGCCAATGCCAACGATGTATTGATCAAGAAGGGTGTCATGCCCACCATTGAACTCAAGGACCGCGTCAAGGGACCCGCACGCGGTGCTGGCGCCCGCCCGCCCGCCCGGCAGGCACCACCCCCCGGGGCTGCTGGCAAGCCACAGGCGCCTGGCGACAACCCGGGTAATACTGGCCCCGGCGATTTTGGTTCGGGTGGTGGTAATGGTGGTTATGCGCAAGGTGGCGGATACCAACAGCCTCAGGGTGGCTACGCCCCTACACAGCAGGGCGGGCACCCCGCGCAGGGGCGCGGTCCACAAGACGCTGGTGCTGGTGGGCAGCAGGGACGGTCCGGTGGTGGATTTTTTGGTGGACGTTTAGGCTGGGGCGCCCGTGGCGCAGAGTCCGGCGGCGCGGGCGCAGAGCCGACCTCTGGGCCTGGTCCAACCTCGTCTTCGTCTCCCACACCGTTCTGGAAACAATCGTCGGGCATGCAGAACAGTATGGGCCAGGGCCACTCTGCCTCGGATGAAACCCGCATGATGACGGCTGCCTCGCCGATGGCGCGGGCCCGCAACCGGGCGCAGGGAGTGATTGGGCAAATCCGGCGCCTGTTTGTCAGCCAGGCTGGGGGCGACTTTACCGGTTCAGCCCACCACCACCCACCCGCACCCGCGTTGGCGGCGGCCCTGGCGCCACGTCAACCCGGTCAATCTGGGGGGTATGCCGCGGGCGGCACGTTGTACGAAGATTACAGCCCTGCAGGGGTGGCCCGTGTGGCGGACGACCTGCGCGAAAAAACGGTCGAACTGAAGAAAAAAGCCGAGACCAAAGGTGAGAAGGCCACGATAGAAATAGTCGCACTGATGTTTCAGGCCATTCTGGCCGAAGAGCGTATTCCACCGGGCATCCGTGTCTGGTTTGCGCGGCTGCAAATGCCAGTGCTGCGCATGGCGCTGGAAGACCCCGACTTTTTGGGCACCACCACCCACCCGGCCCGCCTGCTGATCGACCGTATGGGTTCGGTAGTCATGGGGTTTGACTCGGCCGGTGTACAGGGCAATGCCATGGAGCTGGAAGTCAAACGCATCGTCCAGGTCATCGAGCAATACCCCGAGACCGGCAAAAAGGTCTACCAGGTGGTGTACGAGGAATTCCAGAAGTTCTTGTCCAAGTTCCTGACCGAAAAAGGCACCACACAAAAGGTTGTCAGTGTGGCCCAGCAGGTGGAGCAAAAGGAAACCCTGGCCATCCAGTACACCATTGAGATGCGCAACATGCTCAAGGACATGCCGGTGCGCGATGAAATTCGCGAGTACCTGTTCAAGGTCTGGGCCGAGGTGTTGGCCGTGGCGGCCGTGCGCAAAGGGCCGCAGCACAAAGACACGCTGATGCTCAAGAAATCGGCCACCGATCTGGTCTGGGCTGCCAGTGCCAAGCCTAACCGTGCCGACCGCGCACGGGTGATCCAGGACCTGCCCAATCTGTTGCTGCGCCTGCGCTCTGGCATGACATTACTGGCCATGGCACCTTCCGAGCAGGACGTTCACATCAAGACAGTCAGTGACACACTGGCCGACGCTTTCCTGTCCAAGACCCAGGCTATCCCGCAGGCCAAGATTGACGCCATGGCCAACCGCCTGGGCAATTTGGAAGACTTTGTGTCGGAAGATGGTTTGGGTGACTTGCCGCTGGACTCTGAAAGCATAGAAATGATGCTGGGCATAGACGCATCGGCCATCGAGGTGGTGGGCAACGGGGGCTCCAAACCCAGTGCTGCGATGCTGGCCTGGGCCCAAGAGCTGCAGCTGGGCTCGTGGTTCACGCTGGACCACAACAACCAGATCACCCAGGTGCAGTTTGCCTGGCGCAGTGACCGCAAACACCTGAACCTGTTTGCCGCCAGCTCGGGCAAGAGTTATCTCATTCAGGGTGGTCGGTTGGCCGCCTATCTCCAGGCCGGCTTGCTGTTGCCACAGGAAGAAGAGACGCTGACTGTGCGTGCAACGCGGGATGCATTGTCCAAGATTGAGGCCAATCCCGAACGCCTAATGGCCTGA
- a CDS encoding DUF494 family protein, which translates to MFEVLVFVYENYYAGDSCPEPAHLERKLNAVGFDAEEIEDALNWLKGLNTAARGSSGFAGTSQLVAPEPWLREPCATSVRIYPQAEQDHLGSECLGFISFLESAGVLPASMREVVIERAMAAPGTPVSLDDLKIIILMVYWSFGQEPDALVLDELCDDGAEYRVAH; encoded by the coding sequence ATGTTTGAAGTCCTTGTCTTCGTTTACGAAAACTACTACGCAGGGGATAGCTGCCCCGAACCCGCCCATTTGGAGCGCAAGCTCAATGCCGTGGGTTTTGACGCGGAGGAAATTGAAGATGCGTTGAACTGGCTCAAGGGCTTGAACACCGCCGCAAGAGGCTCTTCAGGCTTTGCAGGTACGTCCCAGCTGGTGGCCCCCGAGCCCTGGTTGCGCGAGCCCTGCGCCACCAGCGTACGTATCTACCCCCAGGCTGAACAGGACCATTTGGGTTCCGAGTGCCTCGGTTTCATCAGTTTTCTGGAGTCCGCGGGGGTGTTGCCAGCGTCCATGCGTGAAGTGGTCATCGAACGGGCCATGGCAGCCCCCGGTACACCCGTTTCACTGGACGACTTGAAGATCATCATTCTGATGGTGTACTGGAGTTTTGGCCAGGAGCCGGATGCCTTGGTACTGGATGAACTGTGCGATGACGGCGCAGAGTACCGGGTAGCCCACTAG